Within Pseudomonas tructae, the genomic segment CCAGGTCACCGAAGCGCCGGGGGCGGAGTTTCGCGTGGCGACCATCCACGCCGCCTACGATTACCTGGTGCGCGAGTTCGGCCTGGAGGTCACCGCCGTGGTCGAACCGGCCCACGGCATCGAACCGAGCCCCAGCCAGCTGAAGAAGACCATCGACCAGCTCAAGGCGCTGGACGTGAAAGTGATCTTCTCGGAAATGGACTTCCCTTCAGCCTACGTTGAAACCATCCAGCGTGAGTCGGGGGTGAAGATCTACCCGCTGACGCACATCTCCTACGGCGACTACAGCAAAGAGAAGTACGAGGTCGAAATGAAGCGCAACCTCGACACCGTGGTGCGGGCGATCAAGGAGTCCCAGGCATGACCATGGCCCAAGCACTGATCACCCCTGCCTGCGGGCCGCAGATTACCTTCAGTGAGGTGGACCTGACCCTGGGCCGCACGCGGATCCTCGACCAGGTCAGCTTCACCGTCGCCGCCGGCAGCGTGCATGCGCTGGTCGGGCCCAACGGCGGTGGCAAGAGTTCGTTGATCAAGACCCTGCTCGGGCAAATGCCGCACCAGGGCCAGCTGACCCTGAGCTGGCCAGGTGATGAACAGGTCATCGGCTACGTGCCCCAGGCCCTGGAATTCGACCGTGGCCTGCCGATGACCGTGGACGATTTCATGGCTGCCATGTGCCAGCGCCGACCGGCGTTCCTCGGCCTGTCGCGCAAGGTTGCGCCGGCGATTGATGCGGCGCTGGAGCGGGTCGGCATGCTCGACAAGCGCAAGCGGCGCATGGGTGCCCTCTCGGGTGGCGAGCGCCAGCGCGTGCTGCTGGCCCAGGGGCTGATCCCGGCGCCGCAGTTGCTGGTACTCGATGAGCCGATGTCGGCACTGGACGAGGCCGGCATCCAGGTGTTCGAGCGCCTGCTGCACGATTGGCGCGCCGCCGGCACCACGGTGCTGTGGATCGAGCATGACCTGCAAGCAGTCGCCCGCCTGGCCGACCGGGTCACCGGCCTGAGCCGCCGGGTGTTGTTCGACGCCCCGCCGAAACAGGCGCTGACCCCGGACCGCCTGCTCAGCCTGTTCTCCATTCACCCCCGCTGCGAGAGCGTCGCCTGATGAACTACGAAGAATTTCGCCTGCTGATCCAGGGCTGGGCCACTGCGGGTTACCTGCCCGAAGCCCTGGCCTACGGCTTTGTAGTCAATGCCCTGCTCGCCGGCCTGATGATCGGCCCGGTGCTCGGCGGCCTCGGCACCCTGGTGGTGGTCAAGCGCTTTGCCTTCTTCTCCGAAGCGGTCGGTCATGCGGCGCTCACCGGCGTTGCCATCGGCATCCTGCTCGGCGAACCCTACACCGGCCCGTACGGCAGCCTGTTCGGCTACTGCCTGTTGTTCGGCATCCTGCTGAATTTTCTGCGTAACCGCACCGGCCTGTCGCCCGACACCCTGATCGGCGTGTTCCTCTCGGTGTCCCTGGCCCTGGGCGCCAGCCTGCTGCTGATGCTGGCCGGCAAGATCAACGTGCACATCCTCGAAAACGTGCTGTTCGGCTCGGTGCTGACCGTCAGCGGCCAGGACCTGCTGGTGCTGGGCATCGTCGGCAGCCTGGTGCTGGCCCTGGCCCTGCCGCTGTACAACCGCATCATGCTGGCCAGCTTCAACCCGCAGCTGGCGGCAGTGCGTGGGGTGGCAGTGAAAAGCCTCGACTACCTGTTCGTGGTGCTGGTGACCCTGGTCACCGTGGCGGCGGTCAAAGTCATCGGTGCGATCCTGGTCGGCGCCCTGCTGGTGATTCCGGCAGCGGCGGCGCGCTTGATCAGCCAGTCACTCAAGGGCTTTTTCTGGGCCTCGGTACTGATCGCCACCCTGAGCACCCTGGTCGGGATCCTGCTGCCGATCGTCTTCGACCTGCCCGTGCCTTCGGGCGCGGCGATCATCCTGGTCGCTGGCTGCTGCTTCGCCCTCGCCGCCCTCGCCCGCGGCCTTGTTCCACGCCTGCAAGGAAACCCGGCATGACCTTCAAACTCCAGCACCTGTGCCTGGCCTTGGCGCTCGCCGGGCTGCCAACCCTGAGCCTGGCCCAGACACCAAAGCCTGCCAAGGTCACCGTACTGGCCTCGCTGCCGGTGACCAACACCCTGGCCAGCGCCCTGCTCGACGGCACCTCGGTGCAGTTGCAGCGCGCAGCCCCGGCAAACATTCCGGCGTCGCGTCAGCCTTCGTACTTCAGTGGCCGTGGCGGTGCGAGCCTGCAAAAAGCGGCGAACGGGGCTGATGCGGTGATCGGCCTGCGTTCGATCTGGAGCGACGACCCGCTCTACCCGGTGGCCCGGCGCAGCAATATCCGCATCGTCGAGATCGATGCCGCGCGGCCGGTGGACGGCGCCCTGCCGGGCATCGCCGTGCAGGGCAACAACGGCTTCGCCGGTTATCCGTGGCTCAACCCGACCAATTTTGGGCGCATGGCCGATGTCCTGGCCAATGACCTGGGACGCTTGAGCCCGGCCGACCAGGCGAAGATCCAGAGCAACCTGGCCAGCCTCAAGCGCCAGTTGCTTGAGCTCAGCGCCGGCAGCGAGGCGCGCCTGGCCGAGGCGGACAACCTGAGCGTGGTCAACCTGTCGGAGCGCCTGGACTATCTGGTCAGCGGCCTGAACCTGGACCTGATCGATCATCCGCAGGTGGCGGATGAGCAGTGGGATGCGGCGGCGCTCAAGCGTCTGGGCGATGAGCTCAAAGGTCAGGACGTGGCACTGGTGCTGCATCACAAGCAGCCGAGCAAGGACGTGGCCGAGGTGATTGCCGCCTCGGGGGCCAAGTTGCTGGTGGTGGAGACCGATGCACAGGATTCGCTGGCGGGGTTGAAGGCCAGTGTTGAGCAGGTGGTCGGGGCGTTGGTGGCGGGCAAGAGCTGAGGGCCTCAGCGCTTCATACAACGCTGGTAACGCTCATCCACCCGCTTGGCAAACCAGGCCGTGGTCAGTTTGCGGGTGATCTTCGGGCTTTTCAGTTCGATCCCCGGTAGCTGCGCCCGTGGCAGCGCCCTGCCCGCCGCGCCGTCGGCCAGGGCGAAAACACCCTTGTACAGGCGGGTGTCTTCGAACGCCAGGCTGTCGCCCTGCTCCAGCTGATTGCGGATACTCAGATTGCGCAAGTCCAGCTTCGCCCCCAGGCGCCGCGCCGCCCGCTCGGTACTGCCCGGCATGATCGCCCCCGGCGCGATCAGGTCGCCGTCCAGCGCCAGCGCCACACCACTGGCCCGGCTCAAGGCGCTCTGGAACCCCGCGTTGCGGCTGGCGTACCAGCCGGCATTGAAGTCGCCAAAGCGATAGAGCTGGCGATCATAGTGAGTGGGATATCCGAGCAAATGCGCAATACCGAAGTACATGCCGCCACGACGGCTGAAGACTTCCTGGCGAATGGTCCCGGCATAGGTGTAGGGATAGCCCTGGGCATGCTGCTCGGCAAAGTC encodes:
- a CDS encoding metal ABC transporter permease is translated as MNYEEFRLLIQGWATAGYLPEALAYGFVVNALLAGLMIGPVLGGLGTLVVVKRFAFFSEAVGHAALTGVAIGILLGEPYTGPYGSLFGYCLLFGILLNFLRNRTGLSPDTLIGVFLSVSLALGASLLLMLAGKINVHILENVLFGSVLTVSGQDLLVLGIVGSLVLALALPLYNRIMLASFNPQLAAVRGVAVKSLDYLFVVLVTLVTVAAVKVIGAILVGALLVIPAAAARLISQSLKGFFWASVLIATLSTLVGILLPIVFDLPVPSGAAIILVAGCCFALAALARGLVPRLQGNPA
- a CDS encoding metal ABC transporter ATP-binding protein, translated to MTMAQALITPACGPQITFSEVDLTLGRTRILDQVSFTVAAGSVHALVGPNGGGKSSLIKTLLGQMPHQGQLTLSWPGDEQVIGYVPQALEFDRGLPMTVDDFMAAMCQRRPAFLGLSRKVAPAIDAALERVGMLDKRKRRMGALSGGERQRVLLAQGLIPAPQLLVLDEPMSALDEAGIQVFERLLHDWRAAGTTVLWIEHDLQAVARLADRVTGLSRRVLFDAPPKQALTPDRLLSLFSIHPRCESVA
- a CDS encoding metal ABC transporter substrate-binding protein, whose protein sequence is MTFKLQHLCLALALAGLPTLSLAQTPKPAKVTVLASLPVTNTLASALLDGTSVQLQRAAPANIPASRQPSYFSGRGGASLQKAANGADAVIGLRSIWSDDPLYPVARRSNIRIVEIDAARPVDGALPGIAVQGNNGFAGYPWLNPTNFGRMADVLANDLGRLSPADQAKIQSNLASLKRQLLELSAGSEARLAEADNLSVVNLSERLDYLVSGLNLDLIDHPQVADEQWDAAALKRLGDELKGQDVALVLHHKQPSKDVAEVIAASGAKLLVVETDAQDSLAGLKASVEQVVGALVAGKS
- a CDS encoding DUF1615 domain-containing protein, with product MQVPGWLVVISALLAVQGCVTQREAPEQAPAKVRAQIVRLLPASANDREGWARDIQSAFAAQKIDPSKSNLCAVLAVTEQESTFQADPQVPGLGRIARQEIDRRAASLHIPQMLVNVALQTRSPNGKTYSERLAAVRSEKQLSAIFDDLIGSVPLGRTLLGDLNPVRTGGPMQVSIDFAEQHAQGYPYTYAGTIRQEVFSRRGGMYFGIAHLLGYPTHYDRQLYRFGDFNAGWYASRNAGFQSALSRASGVALALDGDLIAPGAIMPGSTERAARRLGAKLDLRNLSIRNQLEQGDSLAFEDTRLYKGVFALADGAAGRALPRAQLPGIELKSPKITRKLTTAWFAKRVDERYQRCMKR